The Stigmatella aurantiaca DW4/3-1 genome contains the following window.
GGGAATAGCGGAACGCCTCGGGCTGGGAGAGGACCCGGTGTGCCAGCAGCGCTCCCGGATCTCCCTGGAGCGCAGAGGGAGGCGGCAACCCTTCGATGTGATCAATCCGCACATAGTCCGGCCCCCGGAAGAGCCTCCAACTGCTGGGGATGAGGAGGTGACGCCACGGCTCGGAGCGGAGATTGCTGAACATGGCAAAGCTGAACTCCGTCTTGAATCCCAGATACGGCCCGAGACCGTTCACCAGAAACGCAGTCCACAGGGTGAACAACAGCCCCTGTTCGAGCGCCCCGAGGCGCTTCCATCCCTCCACCTCCAGTGAGCGCCAGGAGAGCGTTCCGATTCCCAGCAACAGCAAGGCTGTTCCAGCGCCGAAGGCCAACTGGATGATCCAAGCGGGAGCTCTCATCACGTAAGGACAGTGGCGGTTGGCATGGCGGGGAGTCAGCGCCCACACGACAAGAAGACTGAAACCGCAACATGTCCCGATGAGGAGGGGCGGTAAGGCGCTGACCTGGGCAATGGCCCCGGAAAGGGCCTGCTCTGGCACGAACGCCATCAACCCCGCGTACATCATCGACGAGAAGTTCACGATTCCCAGCAAGGCCATGCTGAAGTGGAACAGGATCCCCACCCCCAACGCGAAGGGTCTCGTGGGCGGAAACAACAGCAGCAGCGGCAGGGCGGCTTCTACGAGGACCGTTCCGTAGATGCTCACCAGGCGCAAGAGCTTCTGCCCGCGCAAGCCGCGATCCCAGCAGAGAAAATCGACGAGCTGGGACGCACAGCTCAGCTTGGGCGAGAAATAATCTGCGTTCAGCTTGTGAAGGAATGCCAGGAAATACGTCAGGACGATGAGTCCCTGAATTCCCAAGGCCACGAAGGATTCCATGGGCTCGACGCCCTGCGCGAGGCAGAGCGTCAACACCATGAACCAGGCCAAGATCAAGTGGTTCGAGAGCCGCAGCGAGTAGCTGGAGATGACCAGGGTGAGGAACCCAAGGCACGTGAGCAGGAGCCATCCCGACTGTGGCATGAAGAGCAATGCGCCACAGATGGCCATGAGCCCTCCATGCACCCATGCATGGGCTCGTGGGTTGAGCTTCAGGCCAAACGTGGGAAGAAAGCAATTCGTCAGGTAGCTGGGGCCATCCCTGAAAATATACAACGCCTCGTGAATGAGGATGGCGGCCGCAAGCATTCGGGTGAGGAGCACCGATGGATTCTCCGGGGCGAGAGACCCTTGGCATGACTGCGGGAAGGGAAAAACCTCGGTGACACTTATGCTCCGTCGAAGGTGTGCGTCTCGAGTTCCTTCAAGGTGAGGGCACAGAACTGCTCAAGTCTGCTGAAGAGCATGTCGCGGACAAGCGCCTCGGAGCCGCCTCGGGCCGCGGCCTCCATTGCCTGCGCGGTGTAAGCGATGTGCCGTGTTTCATCCGCAGTAATGGTTTCGAGCACTCCCTTGAGCCGGGCATGCTGCTCTGGAGGGCTGTGGCGCATGATTATCGGGTAGAGCAGAAGCTGATGGACCCTGGTTCGGATCTCTCCGATGTTCATCTGCACCAGCGCATCCAAGGTGAGCACGGGCTCCTCGATGGCGTCACCTCGCTCCGGACGCTCGCGTACCGAGTAGCGCGGCGAAATGGCATCCAGTTGCGTCTGAACCCCCTCGTCCGCGCAGCCCGGAAACGCCAGATTGAGCATCGCAATGTAATAGCGGGCATGGTTGGATTCGTCGATCGCATGGCGGCGCACCTGTTCGGCGATCTCTGGCGATTCGATGAGCCCCGCCATCCGCCACAGCATGCGTGCCCCCTCGGCCTCCTTTTCCGCATTGGTTACCAAGGACCTCGCGAGCCAGGCGGGATCGGCCGCCTGCTCCCGGTAGGCCTCGCCATACCAACGCTTGCTGAAAGGGGGAACACAAGCCTCGAAGGAGGAGCACAGGAGCTGCTCATAGAAGGGTAAACCCTTGCCTTCGCTTGCTCTCAAGGCCTCGATGGTCAACTCTGCAATCACGTTGGAGCTTGAATCCATGCGATGCGCTCTCCAAGGGACAAGGGCGGATGGCGGAGGGCCATCCGCCCTCGTTGATGGGTGACCCTGGAATGCCGGATCCGGCCGTCGAGGGCACTCTTACATCAGCTCACTTAACGCTTGGGTGTCCTGCATTCATCGAAGGGGCAGTTCCAGGCCACGAAGTTGTCCTGCCGCTTCGCGCCGATGTCTCCCTGCGTCAGCTTGACCTTCACGGCCAAGGTGGAGTTGACCTTCACTCCCTCGCTCCCGCCAACGGGCTCGAAGGTGATTGCGTCCTTGTCGACGGCCATGCTTGACCCCCACGTTGTTAGATGAATTGCTATCCACTCCTGGTGAAGTGGGTAGTGCTGGCAGTATACTCATTCAAACATCTGGGTCAAGACACGCAAGCTGCTCTCGAGGGCATCCGATGGAACGCGCGCTCGCAGAACATATCGCCCATGCTCGATACGAAGCGCTTGATGCGTCTGTCATTGAGTCAACAAAGAGCTTCATCCTCGATACGCTGGGCGTGTCCCTTGCAGGATTGTGCATGCCGGGCATCCAGCCCCTGTTGGCCTATGTGCTGCAACAGGGCGGCCGTGGGGAAAGCACGATCCTCGGCCATCGTGCCCGGGGAACCGCGGAGCAGGCTGCGCTCATCAATGGAGCGCTGGCTCATGTCTTGGATTATGACGAGACCCATGTGGCGGCGAATGTCCACGCCAACGCAGCCGTATTTCCTGCGGCTCTCGCGGTGGCCGAGCAGCAGGGGCAGGTATCGGGCCGTGAGTTCCTGGTGGCCATTGCGTTGGGGGTGGATCTTACCTGCCGTTTGGGAATTGCCTGCCGACAGGGAATGAGCGAGGGGTGGTGGCCTACCTCTCTGTTCGGAGCATTCGGGGCGGCAGCCGCCACAGCCAGGCTGCTCGGGCTCGATGTGGACCGAATCCGGCAGACGCTAGGAATTGCCTACGCGCAAGCCACGGGCAACCGGCAGGCAATGCTCGACGGTGGTGACGCCAAATATTTACAGTGCGGCCTGGCCGCGCGATCGGCGGTCACTGCCGGACACTTCGCCCGGATGGGCTTCACTGGCGCGACCCACTTCCTTTCGGGGCCGTTTGGATTGTCCGCGCTGTACGCGGGTGGAGCTCTCCGCGAGGCCGCGCTCTTCGAGGGGTTGGGCCGACGATTCCTTGGGGCCGAGTTGACCTGTAAGCTCTATCCATGCTGCAGCGCAGCCCAAGCTCCCCTCCACGCTGCTCTTGAGCTGATGCGTGACCATCCGATCGACGCCCGGTCGCTGGCTGAGATTCGCGTTCAGGCTCCCCGTGAGGTGGCTGAGCAGCTTGGCCGTCCTGATCAGGAAGGAAGCACCCGGATCCAGCTCCAGGTCAACCTGCCCTATCTCGTCGCGGCCGCCGTGGTACGGGGGCGTTTGAGCCTCCAGGATCTCGAAGAGGATGCCCTTCACGGCAGCCCGGAGGTGCTCTGGCTTGCCAAACGAGTGACGGTCGAGGCGGCAAGTACCTCCAGCTTGCGCGGTGCGGAATTGCCGGTCACGGTCGAGTTTATCGCCAGGGACGGAACACGCTGGCAGCGGACGGTGGACGCTCCGGCGGGGGCTCCTTCCTATATGGGCCGCCGCGAACAGATCCTGGACAAGTTTCGCTCCTGTCTGGGTCATGGTGGAGATGAGACACTGCGAGCGAGGAGCGGCCTGATCATCGAAAGGCTCTTCCATTTGGAATCGCTGGACTCGATGGACCGCCTCACGGAAGCGTTCAGGACAAGGAGCGAAGAATGAATGCCGCTGACGCGATCGCACGGATCCTCAAGGCGGAAGGGGTCGAATATCTCTTCGCCTATCCCATGAACCCCATCATCGAGGCCGCCGCGAATGTGGACATCCGGCCGATTGTCGTGCGGCAGGAGCGCACCGGCCTGCACATGGCCGACGCATTGAGCCGTATGTCCTCTGGCCGGCGCGTGGGCGTCTTTTGCATGCAGAATGGTCCTGGCGCGGAGAACGCCTTCGGCGGCGTGGCGCAGGCCTATGGGGAGTCGGTGCCTCTTGTCGTCCTGCCCATGGGCTTTCCTCGCTCGCAGTCCGGTGTGAATCCCAATTTCAGTTCGGCACTCAATTTCCGCCACATCACCAAGTCTGCCGAGCAGGTTCTGGTGCCTCAGGCCATTCCCGATGCCCTGCGCCGCGCTTTCTTTCAGGCTCGCAACGGTCGGCCCCGTCCAGCCCTGGTCGAGATCCCAAGCGATCTGTTCAACGAGGAAGTGCCAGAGCCCTGGCACTACCGCCCGGCGCCAGAGGTCCGCTCGGCGCCCGATCCTGAAGTCGTCGAGCGGGTGGCCAGTGTCCTGGCCGGTGCCGCACGGCCCGTCATCTACGCTGGTCAAGGCGTTCATTATGCGCGGGCATGGGCCGCGTTGAAGGAAATGGCCGAACTGCTCGAAGCTCCGGTGGTGACCAGTCTCGGTGGCAAGAGCGCTTTCCCCGAGAATCATCCGCTCGCGCTCGGGTCTGGTGGCCGCGCCATTCCGCGCACGGTGCACACGTTTCTCCAGAGCGCTGATGTCATCCTGGGAATTGGGTGCAGCTTCACGTCGACCAAGTTCGGGGTGAAGATCCCGAAGGGCAAGACGCTCATCCACGCCACGCTCGATCCCTCGGACATCTACAAGGACATCGAAGCAGAGTATGCGCTCGTGGGGGATGCCCGCTTGACACTGGAGGCCCTCGTGCAGGCGGTACGGCCAAGACTGGGGGGAAAGCCGCGCGGCAGGTCCGGCGACGTTGCACGGAGGATCGCCGACGTCAAGGCCGAATGGCTGGCGGTCTGGAGGCCCAAACTCACCAGCAACGCGGCGCCCCTGTCTCCTTACCGGGTCATCTGGGATCTGATGCACACGGTTGATGTCGCGAATACCATCATCACTCACGATGCCGGCAGTCCGCGCGATCAACTCTCGCCATTTTGGGAGAGCGTGACACCCCTCTCTTACATCGGTTGGGGAAAGACAACACAGTTGGGGTATGGCTTGGGGTTGGCGATGGGCGCCAAACTGGCGAGACCTGGACAGCTCTGCATCAACGTTTGGGGGGATGCAGCCATCGGTTTTACGGGCATGGACTTCGAGACGGCAGTCCGCGAGAGAATTCCGATCCTCTCGATCCTCTTCAACAACTCATCCATGGCGCTCGAGGTGCCTGTCATGCCGGTCTCCACACAAAAGTACCGGAGCACGGACATCTCTGGGGACTACGCCGGCATGGTGAGGGCTCTTGGCGGATATGGTGAGCGTGTGATGACTCCGGAGCAGATCATTCCTGCTATCCGGCGCGGCATTGCCAAGACAGAAGAAGGCGTGCCTGCACTGCTGGAATTCATTACTGCTCAGGAGACGGAGTTTTCGTCGTTCTAGACAAAGCAGTGAGCGCCATTGAGGAGCACCAGCAGGGCCCCAGTTCGTAGGGTGTTGAGCCTTGAGAAGTCACGGAGCCCCAGTCGCCCAAACCCCTGCGGCCTCCCGTTGGGGGGGGCAGCAGGGGCGGCGTGCCCAATGAGGTTGCAGCGCGTCTCCACCGGCCTGGCGCCCAGCCCTCGTGGCACCCGTCAACTGCCCTCCTCGACTTTTCGGCTCCTACTTGAGTGCGTGGATGAGGACTTGCCGCAGCCGGACGGGCCGATGAGCGCCGTCACCTTATGCTCGGGGGTGGCCAGGCTCACCTGCTTGATGGCCACCTTGCTGCCGCCTTCGCCGCGAGGACCAGGATGAGCACCCGCGCGGCGATGCCCGTGAAGGCCACCGCCGTGATGAGCCGGCGATGGCCTTCTCCTTCAACTGCCGACGCCGGGCCTGCGGCGACAGCGTCGGCAGCGCCACCGGGGGCGCGAGCTCCTGCGTGTGCAGGACCGCCCCTCTATCCAACATGGAGCCCTCGCGCCGGGTGACCGTCGTGTGACGGACGGCTACTTCACCGGGAAGTAACCGACCTGGGAGACGATGGCCTGGCCTTCCGGGGACAGCGCGAAGTCGATGAAGGCCTTGGTCTCGCCGGAGGGCTTGTTGCGCAGGTAGAAGAACAGGTCGCGCGACAGCGGGTACTTGCCGCTCTTGACGTTCTCCGCCGTGGGGGCGAAGGCGTCGTTGTCCTTCTTCACCTTCAGCTCCTTGATGCCCTTGGCGTAGGCAGCGCCGCCGTAGCCGATGCCGTTCTTCTCCTTGGCCACCGCGTTGGCCACCGCGGCGGTGCCCGGGAGCGTCTGGGCGTTGGAGGCGTAGTCGTCCCCGTCCAGCACCTTCTCCTTCACGAAGGCGTAGGTGCCCGACGAGTTCTCCCGCGAGTACAGGACGATGGGGGCGTCCGGCCCGCCCACGGCCTTCCAGGACGTGGTGTCGCCCAGGTAGATGTCCTTGAGCTGCTCCAAGGTGAGCGCCTGCACCGGGTTGGACTCGTTGACGTAGAAGGTGACGCCGTCCTTGGCCACGCTCACGGAGGTGGGCGGGGTGTTGTAGCGCTGGCGCAGCTTCTCCTCCTCCGCCTCCTTCATCTCGCGGCTGGACATGGCGATGTCGGTGGTGCCGTTCTGCAGGGCCGCCAGGCCCGTGCCGGAGCCGCCGCCCGTCACTTGAAGCTTGGTGGCGGGGTTCTTCTTCATGAACGCCTCGGCCCAGCGCTGGGCGAGGATGACCATGGTGTCGGAGCCCTTCACCGTCACGGTGCCCGCCTGGGCAGTGAGCGGGAGGACGGTGAGGCCGAAGGCGACGAGGCTTCCAAGCAGGGTCTTCTTCATTGAGGTGTCTCCTCTACTTGAGGGACTGCGGGTGGGGCGCCTAGAAGCGCGCCTGCATCTGGAGGGTGAACAGGTTGTCGTGGGGGTCTTGTGCCTGGGCGATGACGTGGGTGATGGGCAGCTCGTAGCTGGCGGTCATCTTCAGGTTCTCCCCGAAGTGGTGCTGCACCACGAAGCCCACGGTATCAACGGTGTTGTCCGCGCCGGGGAGCTCCAAGGTGCCATCGTCGGGCTGGCCGTTGTGCGGGTCGAAGCTGTCGTAGCGGAAGCCCACCGCGTCGTTGAGGCCGATGTTCTGGACGAGCAGCAGGTACCAGCCGTGCGCGGGCACATCCAGGTGGGTGGCGTTGTTGGCGGCGCCATAGGTGCGCCCCGCGAGGAACTCGCCCTTGAGGGACGTGCCGCCCACGGGCAGGAGGTCGAAGTACGTCTGGAGGTCCACGCCCACGCGGCTGCGGTCATAGGCCCGGCGGAAGGTGTCGGTCGGCAGCTTGCCCAGCGCGTGGCCGTACCAGCCGGACACGCCACCAGCGATCCACTTGAGATCGAAGCCCACGTGGCCGATGAGGTCCTTCTCCTTGTCGTTGTCCTGGGTGGTGCCGCTGTCGATGCCGGCGCCGTCGAACATGCCCACCGCCAGGCGCAGGAACTTGTAGCGGCCGTTCACCTTGGCGCCGCGGTCGCGCTCGCTGGGCAGGAGGTTGCGGGTGACGCGGGTGCGCTCGGGGAACTCGCGGTCGCTGGAGGACTGGGGGCCCTCATACCCGAAGGGCCACTTCATTTGGCCCACGGTGAGCGACAGTTGCTGCTTGGTGCCGGGGATGAAGAGGGTGGCCTCCGCGTCGCGCAGCGCCACGCCGGTGGGCGACGCGTCGATCTGGATCATCGCCTGGGCCAGATCCGTGGTGTAGGTGGCCTTCAAGCGGCTCCGGCGGATGGTGAAGCGGCTGAAGCCGCCGGCGCCGGTGATTTCATCCAGCGGCTCCTGGTAC
Protein-coding sequences here:
- a CDS encoding porin; this encodes MRSLLAALSLLISGAALAQDATPQPPLPSPAASEPREAVEPSATTPQERPPPRANAPSVPEASPSIDERLTADEHRVEALEEQNTETKNDLSALKKLRISGYIQARYQYQEPLDEITGAGGFSRFTIRRSRLKATYTTDLAQAMIQIDASPTGVALRDAEATLFIPGTKQQLSLTVGQMKWPFGYEGPQSSSDREFPERTRVTRNLLPSERDRGAKVNGRYKFLRLAVGMFDGAGIDSGTTQDNDKEKDLIGHVGFDLKWIAGGVSGWYGHALGKLPTDTFRRAYDRSRVGVDLQTYFDLLPVGGTSLKGEFLAGRTYGAANNATHLDVPAHGWYLLLVQNIGLNDAVGFRYDSFDPHNGQPDDGTLELPGADNTVDTVGFVVQHHFGENLKMTASYELPITHVIAQAQDPHDNLFTLQMQARF
- a CDS encoding thiamine pyrophosphate-requiring protein; translated protein: MNAADAIARILKAEGVEYLFAYPMNPIIEAAANVDIRPIVVRQERTGLHMADALSRMSSGRRVGVFCMQNGPGAENAFGGVAQAYGESVPLVVLPMGFPRSQSGVNPNFSSALNFRHITKSAEQVLVPQAIPDALRRAFFQARNGRPRPALVEIPSDLFNEEVPEPWHYRPAPEVRSAPDPEVVERVASVLAGAARPVIYAGQGVHYARAWAALKEMAELLEAPVVTSLGGKSAFPENHPLALGSGGRAIPRTVHTFLQSADVILGIGCSFTSTKFGVKIPKGKTLIHATLDPSDIYKDIEAEYALVGDARLTLEALVQAVRPRLGGKPRGRSGDVARRIADVKAEWLAVWRPKLTSNAAPLSPYRVIWDLMHTVDVANTIITHDAGSPRDQLSPFWESVTPLSYIGWGKTTQLGYGLGLAMGAKLARPGQLCINVWGDAAIGFTGMDFETAVRERIPILSILFNNSSMALEVPVMPVSTQKYRSTDISGDYAGMVRALGGYGERVMTPEQIIPAIRRGIAKTEEGVPALLEFITAQETEFSSF
- a CDS encoding phosphate ABC transporter substrate-binding protein, with amino-acid sequence MKKTLLGSLVAFGLTVLPLTAQAGTVTVKGSDTMVILAQRWAEAFMKKNPATKLQVTGGGSGTGLAALQNGTTDIAMSSREMKEAEEEKLRQRYNTPPTSVSVAKDGVTFYVNESNPVQALTLEQLKDIYLGDTTSWKAVGGPDAPIVLYSRENSSGTYAFVKEKVLDGDDYASNAQTLPGTAAVANAVAKEKNGIGYGGAAYAKGIKELKVKKDNDAFAPTAENVKSGKYPLSRDLFFYLRNKPSGETKAFIDFALSPEGQAIVSQVGYFPVK
- a CDS encoding MmgE/PrpD family protein; this encodes MERALAEHIAHARYEALDASVIESTKSFILDTLGVSLAGLCMPGIQPLLAYVLQQGGRGESTILGHRARGTAEQAALINGALAHVLDYDETHVAANVHANAAVFPAALAVAEQQGQVSGREFLVAIALGVDLTCRLGIACRQGMSEGWWPTSLFGAFGAAAATARLLGLDVDRIRQTLGIAYAQATGNRQAMLDGGDAKYLQCGLAARSAVTAGHFARMGFTGATHFLSGPFGLSALYAGGALREAALFEGLGRRFLGAELTCKLYPCCSAAQAPLHAALELMRDHPIDARSLAEIRVQAPREVAEQLGRPDQEGSTRIQLQVNLPYLVAAAVVRGRLSLQDLEEDALHGSPEVLWLAKRVTVEAASTSSLRGAELPVTVEFIARDGTRWQRTVDAPAGAPSYMGRREQILDKFRSCLGHGGDETLRARSGLIIERLFHLESLDSMDRLTEAFRTRSEE
- a CDS encoding HTTM domain-containing protein, which gives rise to MLLTRMLAAAILIHEALYIFRDGPSYLTNCFLPTFGLKLNPRAHAWVHGGLMAICGALLFMPQSGWLLLTCLGFLTLVISSYSLRLSNHLILAWFMVLTLCLAQGVEPMESFVALGIQGLIVLTYFLAFLHKLNADYFSPKLSCASQLVDFLCWDRGLRGQKLLRLVSIYGTVLVEAALPLLLLFPPTRPFALGVGILFHFSMALLGIVNFSSMMYAGLMAFVPEQALSGAIAQVSALPPLLIGTCCGFSLLVVWALTPRHANRHCPYVMRAPAWIIQLAFGAGTALLLLGIGTLSWRSLEVEGWKRLGALEQGLLFTLWTAFLVNGLGPYLGFKTEFSFAMFSNLRSEPWRHLLIPSSWRLFRGPDYVRIDHIEGLPPPSALQGDPGALLAHRVLSQPEAFRYSRYFFREALLRLSRVMSPGHPLRIRYVDRGETHVAEGIVPAKLPGHRGALSVNLFPFILPNDPEAPHSEQGTVLNGKERQLF